DNA sequence from the Plodia interpunctella isolate USDA-ARS_2022_Savannah chromosome 19, ilPloInte3.2, whole genome shotgun sequence genome:
acataatgcgtgaaaaggtaacaaacgaacatgttttcatatttataatattagttgggattgggatgcaatagcaaaaaaatttaatgagtTAACAATCcgtttgcatatttttatagacagGTAAATGTAATGATACGGTAAAATGTAGATAGATAGTTCCACATCGGCTTTCAATAAGTTCAGCTTGAAACCGTGACCATGACATTCAAAGGGTTCAATTCTTGTCATTTGTGTTTATACTTTGGAGCTCATTCCGTGTGATGATATAATACGACtcctatattataataacatcacTTAACAGATTTGTCGACATACTTATGCAATTATTCTACTCACAGGCAAGTCGGCGGCGGCCCAGGTGTCGTGGGAGTCGGGCAGATAGTACCAGTGCACCAGCACGTGCGACCCCCGTCGGAACACCGGCCGAGCGTACTCCTCTTCCAGCGGGTCCACTAGAGGATAGATTATGTGCGTAGCGTCTTCTTCGTCCTctgaaaaacattataaatctCTACATAGTATTAAAGTCACCCTTTGAGAGTGTCTGTTTCTAAACTGTCTTCTTGAAAGCCACATAACTGATTTGTTGCCATTTTCACTGTTGTTCagacaatttattcataaaaaacagCGTACTAAACGCGACGCCGGGCTggccgctagtaataataAGTGGACAATACTCGACGGCCcatagcatattttttttatgacgaGTCCAATGAAcacaaaacttaaaatattctaacTCATATTTACCACAAATATCTCCATGTTGTCCGATGATCTCCTTAATCTTATTCACGGTAGCCTTGTCCACCTCCGGACGGATGTACACGCATGGAGTGCGTACCACCTCCGCACTGTTGAGTGAAGATTCTATCTCCATCATCATTTGCACGTTCAGGTCTTTGCGGGATGGGTTCTGAAATGGGGAGTAGGGGAAGGGAGGCGAGAAAACGGaatgtaagtacttcgttatttgaataaacataaaactacgtagaactgaaaaatattgaagagTAACACAATGTTTCTTAGAATCTAAACCCAAAGAGCAACTATTTGGTAGAACAATAACActgtaacatatttatttatattttatgagagATTTTATTAGTAAAGTAGGAAATAAACACAATGTTAAAACATGCACAAAACAAGAACTAACAAAACCTATAAATTACAACCAATTTGTTAACAAAACACACAATGcctaaaaatgttaatttttcacAATGATATCATATTGACCTAGagataacacaaaaaaatcactttatcCCAAAACATAGAAATGAGATTGCATGAAATGAACCAAAATAGGGGAAACTTGGACCCTTGAAAGCAGAGAAACTATTTGGCAATGTAGTcccaaatttacaaaatattttgtatagtaaAGTGGAATAAGTGTGCATGATATCTAGTGTAATTACAAACTCCAACAGATAACtactttttttacagaaaGACAATGtgatttacattttactaCATGGTTATACAGATGTATActgaaatatttgaaacaacTGTAATACtggaatacaataaataaaatgccatTTCAATTTCCATTATAAGGATAAACCAGTACGGGGATTTTCCTTACAATGGAAACTAAACAatcagaaataaaagaaaaatctgcTGCTTTGTTACATTACAAGATGTGTTGTTTGTGTAGTGTGCCaggttataatatatgtacaataaaatcatACCCTTCTTTGAAACATAGTGCTTGGACTATGCACATGCATGGAACATctgtatttgtttaaatttatttaatttttcatttatcaaaGGACTGTGTAGTGATACTATACTTTTATCTTCTGCTCACTAGAAAGTAATGGGTGTTGCATACAGCCCTTGTGGCTGTTGAAATGCATATTAAAATAGTCAAATGTAATAAagccaaaaatataaaaaaatgttagaaaaaaaaacagatgtTAGATGCAAGTGTCATAAGATGCATTGTTATAGCCTCGCTGTGCGGGTCGGGGGCGGCGGGGCGGTGAGCGTAGCGGGGTGCGGGGCGGGTGCATACCTTACCGACCTGGAAGTCGAACTTGCGCCACCGCTGCTCCGACTTGAAGCGGAACATGGTGGCGAGCACTGTGCACAAAGAACCTCCTGGCTTCATGTCCATGAATACTTTCATCTGAAACATTTGCTATGTTAATGACATGTTAGTTCACTCTGTGATTTTTGTATCTACACTATTTGAAACCACTACATTTAGTCTACACTACATTCAGTCCCAAAAAACCAAGACATGGAGGACCCGATCATCATCTTATGAAGGAACTTAGGAATTTCATATCAAGATATGGAGTTCCTAATTTTTACAAGGACAAAAAGGAAAGCTAATTTGGGGCTCCTAAGATCAAAAGCTGAAGAAACTTGGAAAACACTCCACTCTTGCTcttcaagtaaataattacGCAAAAAACAATCCAAATAGATGAAGTGCATTCCAATGATAACTCAAGGATACAATATGTAGtacaaatcaaaatatcaaattattccCACAGAATACAGAGGAAACAAGTATACTGACTGGAAGCCTGATAAATGGTGGATCAGATGCATTCTTCcccaatttattttcttggtACTGTATGAGTTGCACCACCAGTTGGGCCAGGCCCTCCTTTGTAGGTGGGTCAGTCTGCACATGCTGTAACAAAGTTATTACATTTGGTTATTAAATACTGTTGAAACATTGTAGAAAAACAATGTCACTCTCCAGTTCTTCAACTATCTCTACACCAAAGCTCCGTTTCCATATACAAGAAGAACATACAACAACATGAATGGATATGGATTGTATATTAGACATAATCATCTCTATAACAAGGTTAGGACTTTTTATTCGACTAGTTTTACTATGACCATTTTTAATTCACAGGCCCTTGGTGTGTTAGAAGATAGTGAGCAAACTGATTAAACAACAAACCTAATCATCTATTTCTTACCTTCTTGCAATTTTTCTGCAACCAAACACGAATTTGATCAAATTGGGCTAGTGATTCTGGCGATTGGAAAAACTCGGCATTTGGCCCACCGTCCTTCTTAGGACATATAGTCGTCATTATACAAACTTACTCAGCTCCCGATCTAtgctaatatatttgaatattgttcagtcaaataataatagttatatgaaaacaaaaacgcCTATAAAGCGGCGTCGTCAATCGTCAAACTTGCTTAGCTTCACCACAGATTACATGCTTCACTCACTATACATTGAAATGACATtcgtaaaaatgttgccaggcccgtttcttttattatatctgtaGAGTTGAGCCGTTCGAAATTTTCGAAAACGGATTTATGGATTCTAGGAAATTTGAATAGGGAGCATTACTGtgcatttatcccgccagagtgcaGCACTGTGTGTTAGGTACaaaatattaggaaaaatagtttccatatgataaaaatcttcgaaaactatgggatacgccttacgctgtaaaattttcgccAGAGCCAGTCAGTCGAAAAAAGGTAccgaacacttcacacgtgaagacttattaaaatatatacttcatacaggtaagatcttcagtcaaaatcaagtttataaccacagttgaccaaataatgcagaagaTAACCTAAAAaagtgtaattattttcaggataatccactaaatccttacTTTTTCCCGTAAACTCGCACAGGATTGcatagaaggtatttttggtcgtaaatctgcaacaatattgaaagttAGCGTGCCTCCATTGACAATGTTTGtataccttagttgtaccagtagcgccatctgcgctaaGCTTTGCGCGCCCTATTAATGACAATGACAATCAAATCACAACCCGGCGCAGAGTAAACACGGCAGACCCGGTGGGTGCTACAAGTTTgctgtttataaattttgtatcagATCAGTAGGTAATACAGTTTGTGCTGATAATATCATATGATAATGGTTTCGGCATCGCGGTCTCTcgggtttatttttatttagataaagaaAACTAATAGATAACAAATTATCGCGATACTTATATAAAGCGTTTTGCGCTCCTCCCTCATATTTAGCTACTAGTTACAGCAGTTTACATAGGTGTAAAgagtgttataaattttaatgatgaaGTTTTGTGCGAATCTCAGTTTTATGTTCACTGAAGGCAAAAGTATTATTGAACGGTATGCTTTGGCAAAAGAAGCAGGTTTTAAAGCTGTGGAGTCAGGGTTTCCATTCGGGCATTCCTTGATTGAAGTAAAACAAGCAAAAGAGAATGCTGGTCTACAGCaagtattgataaatattaaaacaggTAAATATCATTCCAATCTATGCTTAATGGTAATTAACTGCGCCCCTGCGTTTCGCTGCCTAAATATAGAGATAGAAAGTCCTATTCTAAACTTCCATATTTCATCCAAATCCATTTAGTAACTTTTGTATGTAACAGTATCAAACGTTGGTACCAATATGCATCCTAATAAACTTTcacatatgtataagtatgacatgaaatttcaataatatcatatgttttataattattatataattattttatttgtctgcACAGATTGGTCGAAATATGACAGAATATTTCTTGATTCTctataattattgaatttacaTAAGGGAGCATAAacaacacataaaaatatacttgacACATTTTTACAGGAGATCTTACCAAAGGAGAGTTGGGTGTAACAGCTGTTCCGGGTATGGAGTCCAAATTCAAGGATATGTTGAATGAAACCATAGAGTATGCATTAGCTCTTGATGCAAAGAAAGTACACATAATGGCTGGGAAATTGGAAAATGTCAATACCAGTAACTGGGAGACTTATGAGAATAATCTGAAGTATGCTGCCGGGGAATTGGCTAAGGCCAACCTTGTTGGAGTTATAGAGCCAATCAACCAACACTCTGTGCCCCAATACTTTTTGAGTGATTTTGGAAAAGGTTGGGAAAATGTCTAGCTTTGTTGTTCTTCATGCTAATCAACCTTCATTAGTGTGagcttgattttattttgcactGCCTTAGaataaattttcaagttttaaaaatgaaattgtagAAACtgattaacattattatacatttttataactacATTGCTATAAATTTGTGTGAACCCATAAGCAAAACCTTGCTGATACTAAcatctactttacattttcTGAATTGGTGTAAATCTGCTggtcaaacaattttttatctattgacTTTATTCTGCATGTTGCTGCAAAATGTCAAGATGTTgctttaaatcaattttaaaactagtcaccacattaaattgttttccttaattaattttagctGTGGATATAATAAAGAGGATAAACAGTCCCCACCTGAAGTTACAGTTGGACATCTTCCACTTGCAGCACATTTGTGGAGATCtgtcatataatattaaaaacttgaTGCCATATGTAGGCCATGTGCAGGTAATggttcttaatttttttaatgtactaagcaggtacttatattttttacaaataacaaaaattgatttgatactttgtaagaaaattggcaaataaaatctaaatgcCTAATATCATTTATCAAAAAAGTAGCAGCAGCCCCTTTTTTtggtaaaatacaaaataattgaaatattaatttagatcaTTACTTATTGTGTAAAATTTGGGGTATTATTTAGTATAGAAACTtcagttatattatttttttaaatccagaTAGCACAAGTGCCAAATCGCAATGAGCCAGACACTCCAGGAGAAATCAACTACCCATATATCCTACAGTTGCTAAAGGATAATGGTTACAATGACTGGGTGGGGCTGGAGTACAAGCCTAAAGGAAACTCGAAGGAGGGATTGCAGTGGATCAAGAATTATGGTTACAGTCtgtgatttaataataatttgagtgaatatttttctatattgaataggtatatatttatttttatattttatagactagttagataattatatcctatttatttatttatatattttacatgttacaatgataatacatttttatttaaattttatgtaccaCTTTTAATAGATGCGGTATTTACCACTTTCTACTTACTTTTAGAATAGCAAAATTTGATCCAGACGTTGATACTTATCTCCTTTCTAGTCTATGACCCAGACATACTaagaaaatactttataataaaagtagccACAAGAGTTTCGCGTCTTGACTCTACCCATCAACAggcgttatctactcaataGACTACTTGCGTAGAttaaaacaagcaacttttattctataacttttcgtgattcatagttttgtttttgatattaaaaaaaaatctaatttgcgattctacacatcttaactctatgttatgtcaagcaacacgagacagtacagtagcgtttgTGGCAGAATCGAACATAGTtaactattatattgtttagaaAGGGTTACGTTTagaagtcgtagaacaaaagatatatatatatagtctcTATGTTACCTTATgagcctttggaaggttatgcgttagataccagttaCCCTgtataattaagagtatggagaaggacatagggttcAACGcggaaaaaactattgttcccatgggatttgcgaaaaaactatattataggTAGCgcctaatataaaaacactagatggcgctgtgtgtattttaaatgcgctatggatattttaattcaactatCCTAATCCCAAtttaatacgaagaaaaaaaTCGTACTAAAAAGGCTAGTAACTGAGCGCTAATATTctacttttgaaatatattaattagaactaatttatctatttcttCTTAGTGTGTCGACTCGGCGAATCATATTTGTGAAGACCATTAATAACACTTATGAATTAATTGTATGTGTTATTATCGTATCTGTATTGAGAAGTGCGAAATACTCGATGGATACCTTTTTACGAGGTATTTAATGTACCATTGTTGTGTTTAAATAAACGTCCAAATAGTATTTAATTGGCTGCTTCGTCATAAGTAGAGTTGTAAACAGtactaaattttttattccagTAGGTATCAAGTGGTTTCATTTCCTGCCACAGTTTCCTCTGCAATTCCGTAGGCTTGTGGTCAACTGGCTTGACATTCTTATCACCTCTgtacgtttatttattcattttgaaTTAAGAACAAACTTCTGGTTGGTGGACTGTTTTGTGCGACAACACTCTTCTCATTAATTCGGTTTATGTATGGCATGCCCTTATGTCCTTTTTAGCTTTCCTCGTCGtctttttagattttattgagTGTATTATCTACCTACCGCCAACTAGTGAcatagtcgcatacacattaACTAAATAGGTAGTTAACATGTGTGCAGGTTTACTCAAGATGTTTTCGTTTACCGGAAGCAAAATTCA
Encoded proteins:
- the Gip gene encoding putative hydroxypyruvate isomerase; amino-acid sequence: MMKFCANLSFMFTEGKSIIERYALAKEAGFKAVESGFPFGHSLIEVKQAKENAGLQQVLINIKTGDLTKGELGVTAVPGMESKFKDMLNETIEYALALDAKKVHIMAGKLENVNTSNWETYENNLKYAAGELAKANLVGVIEPINQHSVPQYFLSDFGKAVDIIKRINSPHLKLQLDIFHLQHICGDLSYNIKNLMPYVGHVQIAQVPNRNEPDTPGEINYPYILQLLKDNGYNDWVGLEYKPKGNSKEGLQWIKNYGYSL